A single region of the Sphingobium sp. TKS genome encodes:
- the trbJ gene encoding P-type conjugative transfer protein TrbJ translates to MKPDILRRAMLAGAIATSSMIGITAATPAHAQFGGIVYDPTNYAQNVLTAARSLQQVNNQIQQIQQQATSLINEARNLASLPFSSLQQLQQQVQRTQQLLGEAQRIAYDVQNVQQVFNGRYKGAALTGTHAQMVANANARWEDSVGAFEDALRVQAGVVGNIDGARTTMDGLVTSSQSATGALQAAQAGNQLLALQSQQLADLTALLAAQGRAQALDSARNATVEAESRERLRRFLTRSTGYQPGNARMFHD, encoded by the coding sequence ATGAAACCCGATATCCTGCGCCGCGCCATGCTGGCGGGCGCCATCGCCACGTCGAGCATGATCGGCATCACCGCCGCCACGCCGGCGCACGCTCAGTTCGGCGGGATCGTCTATGACCCGACCAACTATGCGCAGAACGTGCTGACGGCCGCCCGGTCGCTCCAGCAGGTCAACAACCAGATTCAGCAAATCCAGCAGCAGGCGACCAGCCTCATCAACGAGGCGCGCAACCTGGCTTCGCTGCCGTTCAGCTCCCTCCAGCAATTGCAGCAGCAGGTGCAGCGCACCCAGCAGCTTCTCGGCGAGGCGCAGCGGATCGCCTACGACGTGCAGAACGTCCAGCAGGTGTTCAATGGCCGCTACAAGGGCGCGGCGCTGACCGGCACCCATGCGCAGATGGTCGCCAACGCCAATGCGCGCTGGGAGGATAGCGTCGGCGCGTTCGAGGACGCGCTGCGCGTTCAGGCCGGTGTCGTCGGCAACATCGACGGCGCGCGCACCACGATGGACGGCCTGGTCACGTCCAGCCAGTCGGCGACGGGTGCGCTCCAGGCGGCGCAGGCAGGCAACCAGCTTCTCGCGCTGCAATCGCAGCAGCTCGCCGACCTGACGGCGCTGCTCGCCGCGCAGGGCCGTGCGCAGGCGCTGGACTCGGCGCGCAACGCGACCGTCGAAGCCGAAAGCCGCGAACGGCTCCGCCGCTTCCTGACGCGCTCCACCGGCTATCAGCCGGGCAACGCCCGCATGTTCCACGACTGA
- the trbK-alt gene encoding putative entry exclusion protein TrbK-alt produces MDSKLLARIGAIVFIAITITMTAIEMSRAPEPPRAAPAAVSDTSATDPLLIELRRCQSIGAAGASDPDCLRAWGENRRRFLAPGARPAARIADGATPQEN; encoded by the coding sequence GTGGACAGCAAGCTCCTCGCGCGCATCGGCGCCATTGTCTTCATCGCCATCACCATCACGATGACGGCGATCGAGATGAGTCGTGCGCCCGAACCACCGCGCGCGGCGCCAGCGGCCGTCTCCGATACCTCGGCGACGGACCCGCTGCTGATCGAGTTGCGCCGCTGCCAGTCGATCGGCGCGGCCGGGGCAAGCGACCCCGATTGCCTGCGCGCCTGGGGGGAGAACCGTCGCCGGTTCCTCGCGCCCGGCGCGCGCCCCGCCGCCCGCATCGCCGATGGCGCTACCCCGCAGGAGAATTGA
- the trbF gene encoding conjugal transfer protein TrbF, with the protein MFKRPSIRYGQTPEPATPYQRAAQAWDDRIGSARVQAKNWRLAFFGTLALSGGLTGGLIWQSARGHIVPWVVQVDRLGEAQALAPAEGGYRPTDPQVAFHLARFIEQVRAVPADPVIVRQNWLRAYDFTTDKGALFLNDYARANDPFAQVGKVQVAVDVSSVIRASSDSFRVAWTERRYQDGSLAATERWSAILTVVVQPPRTPDALRKNPLGVFVNALNWSKELSQ; encoded by the coding sequence ATGTTTAAGCGCCCCAGCATCCGCTACGGCCAGACGCCCGAACCCGCGACCCCTTATCAGCGCGCGGCGCAGGCATGGGACGACCGCATCGGGTCCGCGCGCGTGCAGGCGAAGAACTGGCGGCTCGCTTTCTTCGGGACGCTGGCGCTATCGGGCGGTCTAACCGGCGGCCTCATCTGGCAATCGGCTCGCGGCCACATCGTCCCGTGGGTGGTGCAGGTCGATCGGCTCGGCGAGGCGCAGGCGCTCGCGCCCGCCGAGGGCGGCTACCGCCCGACCGATCCGCAAGTCGCGTTCCATCTCGCGCGCTTCATCGAGCAGGTTCGCGCGGTTCCGGCCGATCCGGTCATCGTGCGCCAGAACTGGCTTCGCGCCTACGACTTCACGACCGACAAGGGCGCGCTGTTCCTCAACGATTATGCACGCGCCAACGACCCGTTCGCGCAGGTCGGCAAGGTGCAGGTCGCGGTGGATGTGTCGAGCGTGATCCGTGCTTCGTCCGACAGCTTCCGCGTCGCCTGGACCGAGCGGCGCTATCAGGACGGCAGCCTCGCCGCGACCGAGCGCTGGTCGGCGATCCTCACCGTCGTCGTGCAGCCGCCGCGAACGCCCGACGCCCTGCGCAAGAACCCGCTCGGCGTCTTCGTCAATGCCCTCAACTGGTCGAAGGAGCTGTCGCAATGA
- the trbL gene encoding P-type conjugative transfer protein TrbL has translation MGGTGVVDRFLDVFTRYIDSGFGLLGGEVAFIATTLIVIDVTLAALFWTWGEGDDIIARLVKKTLFVGVFAYIIGNWNSLARIVFESFAGLGLKASGTGFTAAELLQPGRVAQVGLEAGEPILQSISDLMGWVAFFENFIQIAVLLIAWLLVILAFFILAIQLFVTLIEFKLATLCGFVLIPFGLLGKTAFMAERVLGLVISSGIKVLVLAVIVGIGSTLFDEFRAGFGGAQPSIEDALAVALASLCLLGLGIFGPSIANGIVSGGPALGAGAAAGTALAAGGALAGGAAAARLGVGAAAGAVGGAARGAAFTSGAANSAYALGSAGKTGAAAVGGGAGGVGQAAVGAAMSPLRKAAASLKDSYRSGGRAAVTATGGTISGGSSTPSPDAPAGAPAWASAMKNRQTMTHGGTIAAHTLRSGDGGGSGASVDTSQKD, from the coding sequence ATGGGCGGCACCGGCGTCGTCGATCGCTTTCTGGATGTCTTCACCCGCTACATCGACAGCGGGTTCGGCCTGCTCGGCGGCGAGGTGGCGTTCATCGCCACCACCCTGATCGTCATCGATGTGACCTTGGCCGCGCTGTTCTGGACCTGGGGTGAAGGCGACGACATCATCGCGCGCCTCGTCAAGAAGACCCTGTTCGTCGGCGTCTTCGCCTACATCATCGGCAACTGGAACAGCCTGGCGCGGATCGTCTTCGAGAGCTTCGCCGGGCTCGGCCTGAAAGCGTCCGGCACGGGCTTCACCGCCGCCGAGTTGCTCCAGCCGGGCCGGGTCGCGCAAGTCGGGTTGGAAGCCGGCGAGCCCATCCTCCAGTCGATTTCCGACCTTATGGGCTGGGTCGCGTTCTTCGAGAATTTCATCCAGATCGCCGTGCTGCTGATCGCCTGGCTGCTGGTCATTCTCGCCTTCTTCATTCTGGCGATCCAGCTCTTCGTGACCCTGATCGAGTTCAAGCTGGCGACGCTCTGCGGCTTCGTCCTCATCCCGTTCGGCCTGTTGGGCAAGACCGCCTTCATGGCCGAGCGCGTGCTGGGGCTCGTGATCTCGTCGGGCATCAAGGTGTTGGTGCTCGCCGTCATCGTCGGCATCGGCTCCACCTTGTTCGACGAGTTCCGCGCCGGCTTCGGCGGCGCGCAGCCAAGCATCGAGGACGCGCTGGCCGTCGCGCTCGCCTCGCTCTGCCTGCTGGGGCTCGGCATCTTCGGCCCGTCGATCGCCAATGGCATCGTCTCGGGCGGCCCGGCGCTCGGCGCAGGCGCCGCGGCCGGCACCGCGCTCGCGGCCGGCGGCGCGCTCGCCGGTGGCGCTGCCGCCGCCCGCCTCGGCGTCGGCGCGGCGGCGGGTGCAGTCGGCGGCGCGGCCCGCGGCGCTGCATTTACGTCTGGCGCTGCCAACAGCGCCTATGCGCTCGGCTCGGCCGGCAAGACCGGCGCGGCAGCCGTTGGCGGTGGCGCTGGCGGCGTCGGTCAGGCCGCTGTGGGCGCAGCCATGTCGCCGCTGCGCAAGGCAGCCGCCTCGCTTAAGGACAGCTACCGCTCCGGCGGCCGCGCCGCCGTCACCGCAACGGGCGGGACCATTTCAGGCGGCAGCTCCACGCCGTCGCCGGACGCACCGGCTGGCGCTCCGGCCTGGGCGTCCGCGATGAAGAACCGCCAGACCATGACCCACGGCGGGACCATCGCCGCCCACACGCTGCGCTCCGGCGACGGCGGCGGCAGCGGCGCGTCCGTCGACACCAGCCAGAAGGATTGA